DNA sequence from the Marinilongibacter aquaticus genome:
TGATTATCGCAAACGGGCCAACGTTTGCACAAAAGCCAAAGAAGCAAACATGTGCTGGCTATCCGGTATGTGCTCGAGGGCCGCCGTAAGGGGTATATCGCCGTGGTGAAACACCGGCTGGGGAGGATGAGCTTTCATATTGTGCAAGATTTCACAATCGCAATGCCCGTTGTGGTCGAAAAAGTAAGCAGTCACCATGTCATCGTCATAGCCCTTCTCTACCAAAAAAGCCCGTGTATGTTCGAAATTGCCCTGGCAGGGCTCTTTCTGCAAATCAATCGCCAAGGTTTTCGAAAGGGCCTCCATATCTTCACCGCTCATGGGCAAAGAAGCATAGAAGCTTTTCTCTATCGTTGTCTTATCAAGTTCGGCCTTGAAACCCTTTTCTTTATTCCATTGATATATATTGAAGAGCAAACTCAAAAGCAAAGCCACAGACGCAGCCGCTCGGAAAAGCAAGGTATCGAAAAAATGCACTTTGGCAGGTTGCTCAAAAACCGACTCTTCCACAACCCTTTCCTTATTGAATAGATCGCCCTGCAATTGTTCAAAAAGCCGATCGGGCACGGGTAAGGCATTGTCTTCGGCCACTTGTTGAAGAGCCTGCTGCACCTCGTCGAATTCGGCACTAAGCTTGGGGTCGTTCTGAATCATAAGAAGCAAGTGGTTGGCACGCTCCTCTTCCAGCAGCCCCAAGGCCAACAACTCCAAGTCTCCTTCCTCCATTTTATAATGATCCATATCAATCAAAATAATTTCTCAATTTTCGTATAGCGGCCCTTAGCCGGGTTTTCAAAGTACCCAAAGGAATTTCCAGCTCTTCGGCCAAGTCCACTTGGGTGTATCCCTCGAAATACAGTTTCCTGATCAAGGTTTGATGGGGTTCGTCCAACTTTTCAATCAAGCCGCTCAAACCCACCGTGTCGATATTGATCAAGGCATTGTGCTCGCGATCGACCAAGGCCACCTTCTCATCTTTTCTTACGAAATTCTTTAGATTATGGTTTTTGTAATCCGCCGAGCGTATGCGGTCGATGGCCAGGTTTCTGGTCAAATTGGCCATCCAAGTGAAAAGCTTTCCTTTGGATTTGTCGTACTGCCCTATCTTATCCCATATTTTCACGAAGGCTTCCTGCAGCAGATCCACGGCCTCGTCTTCGTCTTTCAAAATGCGGAATACAATACCATAAAGTGCAGCAGAGTAGTTTCGATAAAGGTATTCGAAACCGCTTTCATCGCGTTCACGCAACTTCGATATCAATTCGCTCTCTTCTATCATAGCTTACGATAAGAACACAAATAAATAAAAAAAAGACGGCTGATAAAATCATCCGCCTTTTTACCAATCATTTATTCAACCACTTTTAATGCATAAACAAACCCTTAAAGTATGCTTGCATAACATTCTGCAAAATAAATAAATCCTTTTCCTCTATACAATTATTTTATAGAATTTAAATTTGCCAAAAAAATTTTCTGAATGAACCCCAAAACTGAAGGATACTTTTTTCCTGCCGAATGGGCCGACCACCGAGCCACATGGTTGAGCTTCCCCCACAATCTGGATACTTGGGAAGATCGGCTTCCCCGCATTTATCCGGCCTATCTTCAATTCATCAAAAGTTTGTCGCTCCACGAGCGGGTGTGTATCGCTGTCGGAAATCCGCAAACCCGTGCGACCATTGAAGATCAGTTGGCGAAATACGATGTGGATCAAAGTCGCGTCGATTTGTTCGACTTCCCAACCAACGACAGTTGGTGCCGCGATCACGGCCCTTCTTTTGTCGTAAACAAAAACACAGGAAAAAAAGCGATCGTCAATTGGGGATACAATGCCTGGGGCGGCAAATACCCTCCTTTCGATAGTGACGACGCCCTGCCCAAAAATGTAGCAGAGGCCTTCGCACTTCCACTCTTCGAACCCGAAATTATACTGGAAGGCGGCTCTGTCGAATTCAATGGAGCGGGTACATTGATGACGAGCAAAAGTTGCTTGCTCAATCCAAACCGAAACCCCCATCTGAACCAGAAGGAAATTGAGGAAAAATTACGCGATTTCTATAATGTAGAGCAAGTGCTTTGGCTGGAAGAGGGCATTGTGGGAGACGATACCGACGGCCATGTGGACGACATGACACGCTTCGTCAATTCTGATACCGTAATTACCGCCATCGAGAGCAATCGCCTCGACGACAATTATGCTCCATTGCATGAAAATCTCTCTCTTTTGAAAAAAATGCAGTTGACAAACGGGCAAAAACTCAACATTGTGGAACTCCCCATGCCCGATCCTGTAATGGACCATGGGTTACGGCTTCCCGCTTCCTACGCCAATTTTTACATTGCCAATAAACAAGTGATTGTACCTACATACCGCTGCAAAAAGGATGACGAAGCCTTACGCATTATCGGCTCATGTTTTCCAGACCGCGAAATAATCGGCATCGACTCTACGGAAATCATTTGGGGCTTGGGCAGTTTCCACTGCCTTTCGCAGCAAGAGCCACTTTAAATAGAGATTGATGGGCTTGACACCAGCAGTTTCGAAGCTCATAAGGCAAAGTAGAAAAATAGTCAGGATTTATATTTGGCTTTAATATTTGTTAATTTTGCTGCTTTGTCGCAATAAATACCCATTTTTGCCCTTTATTCTGTCTTAAGGAAAGCCCCTGAAGACTAGCTGTTATTTATGCATAGATTTTTTTTGATTTTGGTTCTGTTGACCAGTTTGGTGGCCTGTAAAAATGTCCGTGTGCTCACCAAAACCAAGGCAGATATACCATCCGAAAATATTCCCACTCCAATCCTTGAACTTGGTCAGGAAAAATTGTCTGACAGTGATCTGGACGCGTATTTCAATGCCTATACCGTCTCCGACTCCTTGCAAAGCGACTCGGTGCTCTACGATCTCATCAACCGTAAAAGGTACTATCTAGATGCGATAAGCAAAGGCTACCGAGCAGACCAAACGCAACAAGATGAGCTCCAAACTTATCGACGTATACTGGCTAAAAGTTTTATCATTGATACGGCTATGGTCAACAATTTGGCCCGCCTTACGTATACACGCATGCAGAAAGAAGTGCATGCCGCCCATTTGCTTTTGGCCATTCCACCTGATGCCTCTCCGGCAGACACCTCGCGTGTAATGGACAAAATCAAATATCTGCGGAGTGAAATCGAAAAAGGGGCAGCCTTCGATTCTTTGGCTACAATATATTCTGCGGATGTAAACACCAAAGAAAGCGGTGGAGACATGGGCTGGTTTTCGGCTTTGAACTTGCTTTTTCCTTTGGAAAATGCCGCATATAAAACGCCTGTCGGGCAAGTGTCTCAACCTGTCCGTACCGAGGCTGGCTATCACCTGGTCAAGGTATGCGAAACGCGTCCGAGCTTGGGCAAGGTTGAAGTGGCTCACATTTTGAAAGTGGTGCCACAGGGTGCCAGTCCGGCATTTGAAATCAGACAGAAACAAAAGATCGATTCACTTCACCAGATTCTTGAGCAAAACCCAAGCAGCTTTGAAAGCCTTTGCCAAGAAAACTCCGACGACAGCTACAGCAAAGAAACTGGAGGGAAGCTTCCCTCCTTTTCCATTGGCAGTTGGGCGGAAAAAAGTTTTGAACAAGCCTCCTTTGCCCTCAAAGCAGGCGAAATTTCGGAACCGATACGTACGCAAGCGGGCTGGCATATCATCAAGATGATCAAACGCGACGAAGTACCGCCTTTCAAGGAAATCGAGGAAATGATTGTGAACAAAGTAAAAACCGATTCTCGCGGCGAATACCTCGAACACGAAGGCTATTCAAGATTTTACGATGAAATAGACTTGAAAGTGGAGCACAAGGACGCCGAAAAAACTTTTGCTTTGGCTTCAGACAAAATCAAAACCCGTAATTGGAAACCGAATTTAAACGCACTGAAAACCGAGAAACTTTTGGAAATAAACGGGAAGGCCTTCTCCAATTTGGATTTCCTGCGTTACGCTGAAGACAAACAAACTTTTGAAAAGCAGTTTCCGAACTACACACCCGACATGTACCTTCGGCGGTATTTCAAAGACTATGTAAAAAGCAATGCCCAAGAGGCCATTGTAGAGGGCTTGGGGCAATGGAATCCGCAATTCAGCAATTTCATCAAAGCCTACGAAGAAGGCCTGCTTATCAGTCTATACCTGAACGACATGGTATACGAAAAATCGGTGGGCGATACACTCGGGCAACGCAGTTATTACGAAACACACCCCGATTTATACCTTTGGCCACGCAAAGCCAAAGCGACCATTCTGAAAAGCAAAAGCGATACGCTTTTCAAGGCCTACGAGGAAA
Encoded proteins:
- a CDS encoding DUF2695 domain-containing protein; this translates as MDHYKMEEGDLELLALGLLEEERANHLLLMIQNDPKLSAEFDEVQQALQQVAEDNALPVPDRLFEQLQGDLFNKERVVEESVFEQPAKVHFFDTLLFRAAASVALLLSLLFNIYQWNKEKGFKAELDKTTIEKSFYASLPMSGEDMEALSKTLAIDLQKEPCQGNFEHTRAFLVEKGYDDDMVTAYFFDHNGHCDCEILHNMKAHPPQPVFHHGDIPLTAALEHIPDSQHMFASLAFVQTLARLR
- a CDS encoding agmatine deiminase family protein, with protein sequence MNPKTEGYFFPAEWADHRATWLSFPHNLDTWEDRLPRIYPAYLQFIKSLSLHERVCIAVGNPQTRATIEDQLAKYDVDQSRVDLFDFPTNDSWCRDHGPSFVVNKNTGKKAIVNWGYNAWGGKYPPFDSDDALPKNVAEAFALPLFEPEIILEGGSVEFNGAGTLMTSKSCLLNPNRNPHLNQKEIEEKLRDFYNVEQVLWLEEGIVGDDTDGHVDDMTRFVNSDTVITAIESNRLDDNYAPLHENLSLLKKMQLTNGQKLNIVELPMPDPVMDHGLRLPASYANFYIANKQVIVPTYRCKKDDEALRIIGSCFPDREIIGIDSTEIIWGLGSFHCLSQQEPL
- a CDS encoding RNA polymerase sigma factor encodes the protein MIEESELISKLRERDESGFEYLYRNYSAALYGIVFRILKDEDEAVDLLQEAFVKIWDKIGQYDKSKGKLFTWMANLTRNLAIDRIRSADYKNHNLKNFVRKDEKVALVDREHNALINIDTVGLSGLIEKLDEPHQTLIRKLYFEGYTQVDLAEELEIPLGTLKTRLRAAIRKLRNYFD
- a CDS encoding peptidylprolyl isomerase, yielding MHRFFLILVLLTSLVACKNVRVLTKTKADIPSENIPTPILELGQEKLSDSDLDAYFNAYTVSDSLQSDSVLYDLINRKRYYLDAISKGYRADQTQQDELQTYRRILAKSFIIDTAMVNNLARLTYTRMQKEVHAAHLLLAIPPDASPADTSRVMDKIKYLRSEIEKGAAFDSLATIYSADVNTKESGGDMGWFSALNLLFPLENAAYKTPVGQVSQPVRTEAGYHLVKVCETRPSLGKVEVAHILKVVPQGASPAFEIRQKQKIDSLHQILEQNPSSFESLCQENSDDSYSKETGGKLPSFSIGSWAEKSFEQASFALKAGEISEPIRTQAGWHIIKMIKRDEVPPFKEIEEMIVNKVKTDSRGEYLEHEGYSRFYDEIDLKVEHKDAEKTFALASDKIKTRNWKPNLNALKTEKLLEINGKAFSNLDFLRYAEDKQTFEKQFPNYTPDMYLRRYFKDYVKSNAQEAIVEGLGQWNPQFSNFIKAYEEGLLISLYLNDMVYEKSVGDTLGQRSYYETHPDLYLWPRKAKATILKSKSDTLFKAYEEIVNSGMPYRLKRGILPFYYKKNEFQLDDELKRKLTGLLLIMAKNPGYIVEIGGNRDLNEEVEVSRKRIGQIVKFLVDSGLEITRITEYDYGTDKLADLFDWPQNQRVSFQFFTKDKNDIGKILHSEENGFEMAHGYYHDGQNEFIEQTDWKPGTYNLKKDDFYYQVRIEEVLPVSRKTIKEARGEVIKDYQNLLLKNLNADLKAKYPMVIDKEAFDKAFEAYKNENN